Within Kutzneria chonburiensis, the genomic segment CGGGGCGCACGACGACAACATCGCCATCAAGTCCGGCCGGGACGCCGACGGGCGGCGGGTCAACGTGCCGTCGCAGAACATCGTCGTGGTCAACTGCACCATGAACGGCAACTGGGGCGCGATCACCTGCGGCAGCGAGCTCACCGGCGGCATCCGCAACGTCTACGCGTACCAGCTCAAGGTCACCGGTGCCACCAAGTTCGCCTTGTACGTCAAGTCCAACACCCTGCGCGGCGGCTTCGCCCAGAACATCAACCTGGACAGCATCAGCGGCACCTTCGACCGCTCGGTCGCGTTCGTGACCATGACCTACAACGGCCAGACCGGCAACTACCCGCCCAAGTTCGGGCCGTTCAGCATCACCAACAGTTCGAGCACCAAGGTCAACGGCAAGGTCTTCGACGTCAGCGGCCTGTCCGGCGACCACGTCGCCGGCTTCACCGCCCAGGACTGCGCCTTCAACGGCGTCTCCGACACCTCGAACACCCTGTCCAATGTGGACGGTCTGAAGCTGGTCAACGTGAAGGTCAACGGGAAGAAGCTGGGGTGAGGAACTTCTCCAGCTGTTCAACGACGAAGGCGTGGTCGTCGGCTTGAGGTAGGCCGGAGACCGTGATCGAGCCGACCACGCCGACGTTCCTGATCGTCAGCGGGAACGAGCCGCCGTGGGCGGCGTACTCGTTCGGGTCGAGGCGGGACTTCTCCTCGAAGGTTCCGCCGCCGGCCCGGAAGTGGCAGCCCACCTGGTACGAGCTGTGGCCGTAGCGGCGGACCACCCGCACCTTGCGCTCCACCCAGGCGTCGTTGTCGGCCGCCGTGCCCGGCAGCGCGGCGTGGAACAGCCGCTGGCCGTTGCGCTCGATGGACACGACCACCGGCAGCCCCCGGTCCCGCGCCGCGGCCACCATCTGCTGGCCCAGGGCCCAGGCTGTGTCGTTGTCGAAGCGGTCGAAGACCAGCCGCCGCTCCTGCTCGAGCAGCACCGCGAGATCGGGATCAGCCATGCCCTGACTTAATCAACAGTGTTGCAAAAAGGCAAGGGGACACATGCCGATGGCCCCGCCGCGCGGCGGGGCCATCGGTTTCACACCGGTCAGCCGATGCCGTTGAAGATCTTCGAGTAGGCGTAGCCGACCTTCTTGTCGTACGAGGCGACCTCCCAGAACGCCAGCAGGCTCACGCCGTTCGACTTGGCGAACGACAGCAGGGTCTTGGCGTTGGCCTGGGTGAAGTTCTCGTTGTCGTCGTTCTTGCCGGCGATCGGCGTGAGGCCGATCAGGGACCAGGCCTGGGCCGACGAGACGCCGTACAGGCTGGCCAGCTGCTTGGCGGTGCCCTTGGCCGCGGACTCGGCGTCGTTGAGGGCGTTCTCGCCGTCACCGAAGTCCATGGTCATGATGTTCACGGTGCTGACCTTGACGCCCTGGGCCTTGGCGTCCTTGAGCAGGTTGAGCGCGTTGCTCGGCAGGCCACCCGGGTCGACCGGCAGGGTGAAGTCGACCTGAACCGACGGGTCGGCCTTTTGCAGGGCGGCCAAGGCCTGGTTGCGACGGGTGATCGAGGCCTTGTTGTCCAGCGGCCCGCCCTCGATGTCGAAGTCCAACCGGTGCACGTTGTTGGTCTTGACCACGTTGGCGTAGGCGGCCTGCAGGCTCGACACGCTGGTGCAGGTCAGGGCCAGCTCACCCCCTCGGCGCCGCCGAAGGAGATGATCACGTCGCCGCCCTGGGACTGCAGCGAGCTGATCTGGGACTTGAACGCGCCGACGGCGGAGCCGCCGGCCTCCCACTGCGGCGTGCAGCCGCTCTTGGGAATGAGGAACGCCAGCGTGTAGTGGCTGACGCCGGAAGCGCTCTTGTCCGCGGCCATCAAGCCGGCCGTGCTGCTGGACAGCTCCAGGTAGGGCGCGGCGAACTTGGCCGGGAAGGACTTGGGCGTGGCCGCGGTGGCATCGGTGGTGCCGATGGCCAGGGCCGCGGCCGGCAGCAGGGCCGCGGCGGCGATGGTGACGGCGCGACGAACTGCGCTAACCATGGGCAGGGTTCCTTCCTTGCAGGGACGAGGAAGGCGGCGGTTGTACAGGGTTCCCGCCGTGAAGGCTCCCATTGTTAGGAAACCTTCCTGACGGTTTAAGCAGACGCTAGGGCCACCGCCCCCACCCGTCAAGACAGCTGTCGGGTTGGCGCGGTTTGCCCGGTTCGCCGGGTTGGTCGGCGCAAGACGGCTACCCGGAGGATCCCTTTCCCCGGTTCGGGTGAACGGGACGGTGATCGTCTCAGTAGGGTGGAGGTATGGCAGGTGCCGACGAAGCGGCGGGACAGGACGCCCGCAGACCCAACCACTTCGACGTGGTCCTCAGGGGCTACAACACGCGCCAGGTCAACGAGCGCGTGACACGCCTCGAGTACGACCTGCGCACCGCCCTCCGGGAGCGGGACCTGGCCCGGGAAGGCAACGCGGAGCTGGCCAAGCGCCTGGGCGCGGCCGAGGAGGAGCGGACCGCGCTGCGCGACCGGGTCCGCAAACTGGCCGACCAGCCGGTGACGGGTGAGAACGTCAACGAGCGCGTGCGGATGATGATGGACCTGGCGGCCGAGGAGATCGCCGAGCAGCGCCGCGCGGCCGAGCGCGAGCTGGCCGAGCAGCGGGCCGACCTGCAACAGCGCCGAGTGGCGTTGGAGCGCAAGTACAACGAGCACAACGACACCCTCGACCGCGAGTACGACGAGCTCAAGGCCAAGCTGAGCCGCGAGCACGAGCAGCTGATGGCCCGCGCCCGGGCCGAGGCGGCCAAGGTGACGCGGTTCGCCGAGGAGCGAGCGGCGCTCACCGTGCGGGAGGCCGACGAGCACGCCCGTCAGCAGGCCGCCGCCGCGGACGAGCACACGGCCCGGATGCAGGCCCTGCACAACGAGTTCCGCGACCGGCTGGTGGTGGCCCGCTCGACCGCGCAGCAGGCCGTCACCGAGTTGGCCCGGATGGCCGAGGAATGATCTACACCGTCGAGCTGGACGGCCCGGGGCGGCTGAGCACGATGGCCAAGCCGCGCCTCAAGGACCTGCCGACGTTGCGCGCGGCGGGCGTGGACATCCTGGTGTGCGCGCTGACCGACGAGGACTTCACCGACGCCGGCCTGGCCGAGGAGCCGACCGCGGCGGTGGCGGCCGGTCTGGAGTTCGTGCACCTGCCGATCCCGGACTGGACGGTGCCGGACCGCGAGCAGATCCTGCCCACGCTGCGCGAGCTGGCGACCCGCCTCGACGGCGGGGCCAGCATCGTGACGCACTGTTGGGCCGGCATCGGCCGGTCCTCGCTGTTGGCAGCGTCGATCATGGTGCTGCGTGGCCTCGACCCCGACGACGCGTGGGCCCGGATCACCAAGGCCCGCGGTCATCAGGTGCCGGACACCGAGCAGCAGCGCGAGTGGGTCAGAACCTTGAGTGCGTGAACCACTTGTCCAGCAGGTCGGCCTCACCCTCTGACTTGATCCGGGTGTCGTCGCGGCTGATGCGGCCGTAGACGAGCAGCAGCAGGGCATCGGGGGTCTCGGCGCTGACGGTGGCGTCGGGATCGGCGACAGCCGGCACCAGGCCGAACGAGTCAGTGTCGAGGCGGACGGTCCAGTCCACCTCGGTGCCCCACACGCCGAAGCCGATGGTCTGCCCGGTGCCGCGAAGGTTGGCCACGTGCGGCGCGAAGCCCACTGCTGACGGCAGGTTGACCAAGAACTCCTCGACGCCGTCGGCGGCCAGCGTGGGGTCGACGGGCGTGAGCGCGCCGGCGGCGAGCTCGGCGTCGTAGCGGTGGACAAGGCACTCCATCGCCATGCGCCGCGCCCAGAACCGCACCTCGCCACCGGGACCCCACGTGTACATCGGGGCGTCGGGGTCGGCGGCGCGCAACACCTTGCCGACCTCGATCTGCCGCGCCACCAACCATTCCGGGTAGTCGGCAGCCTCGGCCGGCACGCCGAAGTCGACCTCGCCGAACGGCAGCCGCTCGGGCGACCGCCGCTCGATCATGGCGGCGAACCACTGCTGGAGCACACCGACATGCCTGAGCACGTCCGCGAGCGCCCAGTCCGGGCAGCACGGCACGGCGGCCGCGAGGTCGTGCGAGCGGCCGACCTCGCCGATGCGCGTCACCTCGCGCTCGATGGCGTCGCAGTACGTCGAATAGCTCTCAGCCATGCGTTATCCGTCCCTCGACCATGGTCAGCACCACCGGCATGTCACGGAGTTCGCCGCGGGCCGGATCCCGTTCGGCGACCAGCAGATCGGCCACGTCGCCGACCTCGACCGAAGCCCGGCCGCCGGCCGCGGCGGCCAGCGCGACCTCGACCGGGATCCGCTGCTCCGGATGCCATGCGGCCCGGTCGTCGTCGGTACGCGTGACGGCGCTGGCGATGCCGTCCCACGGGTCCAGCGGCGACACCGGGGCGTCGGAGCCGATCTCCAGCGTCGCCCCGGCGGCCAGCAGCGACTGGTACGGGAAGGCCCGGTCGGTGCGGCCGGCCCAGTGCCGGTCGGCCACGTCGCGGTCGTCGGGCGCGTGCGCGGGCTGCACGGAGGCGATCACGCCCAGCTGCGCGAAACGGGGCAGGTCGGCGGGCGACACCAGCTGCGCGTGCTCGATCCGACCCGGGCAGCCGACGGCCTCGAAGGCGTCCAGGGCGATCTGGTTGGCGTGGTCGCCGATCGCATGCACGGCCGGCACGATGCCGTGCGCCCACGCCCGCCGCATCAGCGGCACCAGCTCCGCCGGCGGCACGACCACCATGCCGTGCCCGTCGCCCTCGTACGGGTCGTGGCAGTAGGCGGTCCGGGTGTTCAGCGACCCGTCCACGAACAGCTTGTACGGCCCGACGCTCAACAGCCCGCCGCTGTCCGGCACGACCGCGCCGGTCCGGTGGCCGCGGGCGATCGCCGTCTCCAGCAGGTGCTTGGCGATCACGCCGGCCACCCGCACCGACGGCGTGCGGATGGCCAGCCGCCGCTGCCAGTCGGCGATGGTGTCGGCCAGCTCGTAGTCGACGATCTTGGTCACGCCCCGCGCCGCCGCCGCGTCGGCCGCCGCCAGCACCCACGCATCCGGATCGCCGGCCGGCAGCCGGGCCGTGACGGCCATGCACTCCGCCTCGACGAGTACGCCGGTCGGGTGATCTAACGCGACTTCCTTCAACGCCGCCGGGCTCAGCCACAGCGTGTGCAGGTCGGCGCTGAACAAGGCGACCTTGCGGCCGGGCAGGGCTGCCTCCAGCAGGTCCTTGTGCGGGGCGTCGGGCCACAGGCCGTCGACGAAGTTCGCACCGAACACCCACTCGTCCGGGCTGCCCCGCACGAGTTCGACCGCTTGAGCCGCGGACTTGGCCGCCGCCAAGGAAATCCGCCGTCGGTTGGCGGCCCACTGCTGCATGTGCACGTGCGCGTCGACCAGCCCCGGCAGCAGATACCCGCCCTGGCCGTCGATGCCGTCGCCGGACAGCGCGCCGGGCTCGGTGAACTCGGCGACCACTCCCCCGGCGATCCGCACGTCCACCGGCCGACCGGCCCGGTGCACGTTGCGCAGCAGCAGATCCGTCATGCCGTCAGCCGCTCGCGCAGGAACTCGACGACCCGCTCGCGCGCGGCCAGCGCCTGGTGCCCGGGCCGCTCGCGGACCTCGGCCGTGAGCACCGAGTGCGCGCCCTTGGTGAAGCCGCCGGGGTTGCCCGGCTTGGAGTCCAGCTGGATCACCTCGAACGCGTCGCCGAGGCGACGGCGCAGGGTGGCGAACCGATCGGCCGGCACGGCCGGGTCCTCGCTGAACCGCAGGCCCAGCACGCACAGCCCGTCCTCGGTGCGCTTGACCACGGTCTGCAATTCCGCCTCGGACACGCCCGGGTCGGCCTTGCGGGCCTTGCCCAGCGGCAGCGGCACCGACGGCTGGCTCAGCACCGGCGCCAGCACCACGTCCTCGACCGCGGTGGCCAGCGCGAACCCGCCGGTGAAGCACATGCCGATGACGCCGACGCCCTTGCCCGGGGTCCGCGCGGCCAGGTCACGGGCCACCGCCCGCAGGTACTGGGTGATCGGCCGCTCGGCGTTCACGGCGAACGCCCGGAACTCGGCCGACACGCACAGCCTGCTGATCACGCCCAGCACGTAGCCCACGGTCATCGGCTTGCCCGGGGTGCCGAACGGGGACGGCACGACCACGGTGAAGCCCTGGTCGACCAGGTGGTCGGCCAGGCCGAGCACCTCCGGCGTGATACCGGGGACCTCGGGCACCAGCACGACGCCGGGCCCCTCGCCCTTCTCGTAGCAGTCGTAGGTGAGGCCGGCTCCGGTGAACGGCGCCTTGCGCCAGCCGGTGAGGTCGGAGGTGGGCGCGTCGCTCATGCTGCCGAGTCCTTTCCCGCGACGACACCGCGCACGGCGGCCTCGATCGCCAGGCGAACGATCTTGGGGTCGGGCTCATCGTAGGTCGACACGGTTGCCGGGTTGCCCGAGCCCCACGCCGCCGAGATGGCCAGCACCAGCGTGAGCACGACCTCGGCCGGATAGCGGTCGTCGACCAGCCCGTCGGACTGGGCCCTGGCGATCGCCGCCACCTTCTCGGTGTTGGACTTGACGATCTCGGCCAGCGCCTCGTCGTAGTCGCCCTGCTCCAGCCGGAACCAGCCGGCCAGCCGCAGCAGCCGCGGATTGGCCAGGAAGAACTCGTACAGCCGGCCGGCGTAGCCGGGCAGGTCCGTCGGCGTGAAGGGCACTTCGCCCAGCAGCCGCACCACGTGCGCCTCGAACACGGCGCGGAACAGCGTCTCCTTGTTGGTGTAGTAGACGTAGATCAGGTTCTTGTTGGCCTGCGCCGCCGCCGCGATCCGGTCCACCCGGGCGCCGGCGATGCCGTAGCGCGAGAACTCCTCGGTCGCCGCCTCCAGGAGGCGGGCCTTTGTGGCGTCGGCACGGGTCATGCATCGACCGTAGCAGCGGGCCGCCGGTCATCCGGACCAGCCGCGGGGCGCGGGCACCGACAGCTTCCCCGCGCCCGGCGGCCGTCACCACATCCGCAGGCCCACAAGGCATTCCTGGCCGAAGCGAGGTTGTCAAGCGGCCGCGTCGACGATCCGTCCGCAGGTCGCCGCCAGCTCGGCCGGCCACCCTTCTGGTTCCTCGGAAAGAAAGTCCCGCAGTTCCTGGACGGCCGCCAGCCGAGCCGGGTTCGACGGCCGCTTCTCCAGCTGCGCCAACAGGTTCGTCACGGCCCGGACGCCGTCGGCGTAGTCGTGGACGTCCCCGGCCGGGCTGCCCTTGTCCAGCAGCGCCACGACGATCCCGCAGGCCGCGTCCAGCAGCTCGTCGTCCGGGTCGGCGGCCAGCTCGTCGGCCAGGCCACCGGTCTCGGCGGCGATCAGCGCCAGGTATTCGTCCATGACGTCGTTGCGGTAGCCCTCGACCAGGATCCAGCGCCGGATCTCCGGCCGCTCCGAGCCGGCCAGCCGGTGCACCAGGTGGATCCGCCCCCAGCCGCGCACCTGCCGGGCCAGCTCCCACCACGCCGTCTCCGCGTCCTCGACCAGCCGCGCCAACGCGACCAATCCGGGCAGCGTGAACTCCTCGTGCGCCGCCAGCGTCCGCACGATCTCCACATCGGACTCGTTCCCGGCCAGCCCGAGCAGCGCCAGGCCGAACTTCACCGGCTCGCGGTCGGCCGACGTGGTCGCCAGCCGCCGCCCCAGCTCGCGGATCGAGCCACGCCCCTGGATGCGCGTCACGACGTGGTCCAGCACCGGCAGCGCCCGGGTCTCGCGCAGGCGCCCGTACAACGAGTCCCAGGTGTCCGGGTCGTCCACATAGGTGCTGATCGCCGCCACCACGGCCTCGGCCTCGTCGAACGGAGTCTCCATGGCGGTGTGCATCAGCAGCACGCCGTCCTTGGCCCCCGCCGCCCACCGGACCTTGCCCTCGGGCTCGTCCGGCAGGTCGACGCCGCCGGCCCGGACGATCTCGTAGATCATCGCCAATCCCCCTGTCCACCATGTGCAGCACCAACGCGGCAATGTTCCACGAATCGTCGTCGCCGCGGTGATGCCGCCCCTCCAGCAGCAGGCCGACGACGTCCAGCGCGCGGGCCATCCCCAGCTGGCGGCCACTCCCGGCGAACACCGCCTTGGCATTGGTGTGCCGGGCCCCGAACGGATACGGCACGCCGGTCGCCCGGCATTGCCGGGTGAACTGCTTGCGGTCGTAGTCGCCCCAACTGGCCCAGCCGCGCCTGCCGGCTTCGTGCTCGTCGACCAGTTGCGCGCAGGCGTCCGCGAAGGAGACGCCACCGTCCACTTCGGACTGGGTGAGGCCGGTCAGCGACGTGCAGAACCCGCTGACCCTCGATGCCTTCGGCCGTACCAGGATCCGGTGCTTGGCCAGGCGTTCACGCGCGACCAGGTCGACGACGGTCAGCCCGATCTCGATGATCTCGCTGACCTGCCCGGGCGGCGGGCTGCCTTCCCAACACGTCGCCTCGACATCGACGACGTTCACCAGACGTGCGGTCATACGGCGAAGAT encodes:
- a CDS encoding heme-degrading domain-containing protein, producing the protein MADPDLAVLLEQERRLVFDRFDNDTAWALGQQMVAAARDRGLPVVVSIERNGQRLFHAALPGTAADNDAWVERKVRVVRRYGHSSYQVGCHFRAGGGTFEEKSRLDPNEYAAHGGSFPLTIRNVGVVGSITVSGLPQADDHAFVVEQLEKFLTPASSR
- a CDS encoding protein-tyrosine phosphatase family protein; translated protein: MIYTVELDGPGRLSTMAKPRLKDLPTLRAAGVDILVCALTDEDFTDAGLAEEPTAAVAAGLEFVHLPIPDWTVPDREQILPTLRELATRLDGGASIVTHCWAGIGRSSLLAASIMVLRGLDPDDAWARITKARGHQVPDTEQQREWVRTLSA
- a CDS encoding maleylpyruvate isomerase family mycothiol-dependent enzyme → MAESYSTYCDAIEREVTRIGEVGRSHDLAAAVPCCPDWALADVLRHVGVLQQWFAAMIERRSPERLPFGEVDFGVPAEAADYPEWLVARQIEVGKVLRAADPDAPMYTWGPGGEVRFWARRMAMECLVHRYDAELAAGALTPVDPTLAADGVEEFLVNLPSAVGFAPHVANLRGTGQTIGFGVWGTEVDWTVRLDTDSFGLVPAVADPDATVSAETPDALLLLVYGRISRDDTRIKSEGEADLLDKWFTHSRF
- a CDS encoding amidohydrolase, whose product is MTDLLLRNVHRAGRPVDVRIAGGVVAEFTEPGALSGDGIDGQGGYLLPGLVDAHVHMQQWAANRRRISLAAAKSAAQAVELVRGSPDEWVFGANFVDGLWPDAPHKDLLEAALPGRKVALFSADLHTLWLSPAALKEVALDHPTGVLVEAECMAVTARLPAGDPDAWVLAAADAAAARGVTKIVDYELADTIADWQRRLAIRTPSVRVAGVIAKHLLETAIARGHRTGAVVPDSGGLLSVGPYKLFVDGSLNTRTAYCHDPYEGDGHGMVVVPPAELVPLMRRAWAHGIVPAVHAIGDHANQIALDAFEAVGCPGRIEHAQLVSPADLPRFAQLGVIASVQPAHAPDDRDVADRHWAGRTDRAFPYQSLLAAGATLEIGSDAPVSPLDPWDGIASAVTRTDDDRAAWHPEQRIPVEVALAAAAGGRASVEVGDVADLLVAERDPARGELRDMPVVLTMVEGRITHG
- a CDS encoding dienelactone hydrolase family protein translates to MSDAPTSDLTGWRKAPFTGAGLTYDCYEKGEGPGVVLVPEVPGITPEVLGLADHLVDQGFTVVVPSPFGTPGKPMTVGYVLGVISRLCVSAEFRAFAVNAERPITQYLRAVARDLAARTPGKGVGVIGMCFTGGFALATAVEDVVLAPVLSQPSVPLPLGKARKADPGVSEAELQTVVKRTEDGLCVLGLRFSEDPAVPADRFATLRRRLGDAFEVIQLDSKPGNPGGFTKGAHSVLTAEVRERPGHQALAARERVVEFLRERLTA
- a CDS encoding TetR family transcriptional regulator; translation: MTRADATKARLLEAATEEFSRYGIAGARVDRIAAAAQANKNLIYVYYTNKETLFRAVFEAHVVRLLGEVPFTPTDLPGYAGRLYEFFLANPRLLRLAGWFRLEQGDYDEALAEIVKSNTEKVAAIARAQSDGLVDDRYPAEVVLTLVLAISAAWGSGNPATVSTYDEPDPKIVRLAIEAAVRGVVAGKDSAA